In Candidatus Binatia bacterium, one DNA window encodes the following:
- a CDS encoding helix-turn-helix domain-containing protein, with translation MRNDWAISKTAQFLGISRKNLWEKMRRYHIDR, from the coding sequence GTGCGTAACGACTGGGCAATTTCCAAGACGGCTCAGTTTCTTGGAATCTCTCGCAAGAACTTGTGGGAGAAAATGCGCCGATACCATATT